A genomic region of Phragmites australis chromosome 2, lpPhrAust1.1, whole genome shotgun sequence contains the following coding sequences:
- the LOC133908285 gene encoding cytochrome P450 CYP72A616-like has translation MGASVMGWLGGESQAAFPWKLLLLLAALAWCAVRALEWAWWRPRRLDRALRSQGLRGTAYRSVAGDAPLTERLNREARSRPIPLGCHDIVPRTMPLFHQAMKEHGKTSITWLGPVPRVTITKPELVREVLSNKFGHFEKLKFGSLQRRLHNGVGSHDGEKWAKHRRIINPAFHLEKLKRMLPAFAACCTDLVKRWEGLVTDGQACEVDVWPEMQNLTGDVISRAAFGSSYLEGRRIFQLQGEQLKLVVQSMSKMHIPGYFYLPTKTNRRMKQIQSEIEGLLKGIIAKRENGLRTGKATSDDLLGVLLESNMEHRRGAGNSKAGITTDDVIGECKLFYVAGMETTSVLLTWTMIVLCMHPEWQDRAREEVLHVFGARTPDYDGLSRLRIVTMVLYEVLRLYTPLTALQRRTYKPMELGGFRYPAGVVLMLPLLCIHHDKDVWGPDASEFRPERFAEGISKASKDAPAFFPFGWGPRTCIGQNFALLEAKMGLAMILQRFAFDLSPAYTHAPFPVGMLQPEHGAQVMLRRLP, from the exons ATGGGGGCCAGCGTGATGGGGTGGCTCGGCGGCGAGTCGCAGGCGGCTTTCCCGtggaagctgctgctgctgttggcgGCCCTGGCCTGGTGCGCCGTGCGCGCGCTGGAGTGGGCATGGTGGCGGCCGCGGCGCCTGGACCGGGCGCTCCGGTCGCAGGGCCTCCGCGGCACGGCGTACCGCTCCGTCGCAGGAGACGCGCCGTTGACCGAGCGGCTCAACCGGGAAGCCAGGTCCCGGCCCATCCCGCTGGGCTGCCACGACATCGTGCCCAGGACGATGCCGCTGTTCCATCAGGCCATGAAGGAGCACG GTAAAACGTCGATCACCTGGCTCGGGCCGGTGCCCAGGGTGACCATAACCAAGCCCGAGCTGGTGAGAGAAGTTCTGTCAAACAAGTTCGGTCACTTCGAGAAGCTCAAGTTTGGTAGTCTTCAGAGGAGGCTGCACAACGGCGTGGGCAGCCACGATGGCGAGAAATGGGCCAAGCACAGGAGGATCATCAACCCCGCATTCCATCTCGAGAAACTGAAG CGAATGTTGCCGGCTTTTGCCGCATGTTGCACGGATTTAGTGAAGAGGTGGGAGGGTTTGGTTACGGATGGACAGGCATGCGAGGTGGATGTTTGGCCCGAGATGCAGAACCTGACAGGGGATGTCATCTCCCGCGCCGCATTCGGCAGCAGCTACCTCGAAGGCAGGAGGATTTTCCAGCTTCAGGGGGAGCAGCTTAAGCTCGTCGTGCAGTCTATGAGCAAGATGCATATCCCTGGATACTT CTACCTGCCTACCAAAACCAACCGAAGGATGAAGCAGATTCAATCAGAGATCGAAGGGCTCCTGAAGGGCATCATCGCGAAGAGAGAGAACGGCTTGAGAACCGGCAAGGCGACTAGCGATGATCTTCTTGGCGTGCTGCTGGAATCGAACATGGAGCACCGCCGGGGTGCCGGCAACTCGAAAGCCGGAATCACCACTGATGACGTGATCGGGGAGTGCAAGCTGTTCTACGTCGCCGGCATGGAGACCACGTCAGTGCTGCTCACGTGGACGATGATCGTGCTCTGCATGCACCCGGAGTGGCAGGACCGCGCGAGGGAGGAGGTGCTTCACGTATTCGGCGCCAGAACGCCAGACTACGACGGCCTTAGCCGCCTGAGAATC GTAACGATGGTGCTGTACGAGGTGCTGCGGCTGTACACGCCGCTGACGGCGCTCCAACGCCGCACGTACAAGCCGATGGAGCTCGGCGGCTTCAGGTACCCGGCGGGCGTGGTGCTGATGCTTCCTCTGCTGTGCATCCACCACGACAAGGACGTGTGGGGTCCCGACGCCAGCGAGTTCAGGCCGGAGAGGTTCGCGGAGGGGATCTCCAAGGCGTCCAAGGACGCGCCGGCGTTCTTCCCCTTCGGCTGGGGCCCGCGTACCTGCATCGGCCAGAACTTCGCGCTGCTCGAGGCCAAGATGGGGCTCGCCATGATCCTGCAGCGCTTCGCGTTCGATCTCTCGCCGGCCTACACGCACGCGCCGTTCCCCGTCGGCATGCTGCAGCCGGAGCATGGCGCGCAGGTCATGCTCAGGAGGCTTCCCTGA